One Mycolicibacterium rufum genomic window, CATCGGTGTGGGCTGGTGCCGCGAGGAGTTCGAACTGCTCGGCCAGCGGTTCGAGAAGCGCGGCAAGCGCACCGACGAGATGCTGGCGCTGATGAAGGCACTGTGGTCGCCCGGCTGGACCGAGTTCGCCGGCGAGTTCTACACGGCGCCGAAGATGGAGATGGAGCCGACACCGCCCCCGATCCCCGTCTACGTCGGGGGGCTGTCGGACATCGCGCTGCGCCGGGCGGCCCGCCACGACGGCTGGATCGGCGACCTGATCAGCACCGAGCAGGCCCTGGAGCGGATCGACACCTTGCGCCGCCTTCGGGCCGAAAGAGGTGTGGACATGCAGGGTTTCGAGGTGATCACGCCGCTGACCGACGCGTTCACCCCGGAGCACTATGCGCGCGCGGAAGCCGGCGGCATCACCGGCATCATCACGATGCCGTGGATGTTCTCCACCGGCCCCGA contains:
- a CDS encoding TIGR03619 family F420-dependent LLM class oxidoreductase; the encoded protein is MRVYVSTAFLDTREAIEIARAADELGYDGIGIPDHVVNLETLTTPYPYTKDGSRRWEAFTDWPDPWVMIGAIALVTTRLRFVTTVYLPAMRDPYSAAKSIGTAAVLAGGRLELGIGVGWCREEFELLGQRFEKRGKRTDEMLALMKALWSPGWTEFAGEFYTAPKMEMEPTPPPIPVYVGGLSDIALRRAARHDGWIGDLISTEQALERIDTLRRLRAERGVDMQGFEVITPLTDAFTPEHYARAEAGGITGIITMPWMFSTGPEATLEQKIDGMRRFRSDMALEG